A window of the Streptomyces finlayi genome harbors these coding sequences:
- a CDS encoding right-handed parallel beta-helix repeat-containing protein, translated as MAQGTVQVTHTGTSRWRRRTGEYASLTAALEAAADGDVLTIAPGTYRENLVVHRAVTLRGPEGSVGSVRIAPVDGVPLTVRASAVIQDLHVEGQDSAAPAVLVEEGTPELSDLRIVTRSAAGIEVRGAARPSVRRCTVDNPAGVGIAVLDGAGGVFEECEIVAAGQSGVAVRDGAHPRLERCRVHHTSGAGLSVTGEGSSLEAVGCEVYEVKGSGVQITARGTAHLTDCTVHRTAADGITLDTDAVLTLADCDIHDIPENAVDLRSRSVLTLTRSTVRRFGRNGLSVWDPGTRVDANQCEIHDSTGDYPAVWVSDGATVILDSCRVHDVPDALFVLDRGSRADVVDSDLSQIRNTAVSVSDGATAQLDDCRIREASTGAWFRDHGSGGTLNNCTIDAAQTGVIVTKGADPTIERCTVTSPAEAGFYVSAEGRGTFTSCRVTGSDGYGFHVMDGCRTTLSRCRTERCARGGYEFAEGGASQADGHGTGPVVDDCTSDESGLLGAGTPPPAVLTATQSTPGLLSAMPDQRVHTTEPSPAPPAEQVRDSGAVLGELDALVGLDSVKREVRALTDMIEVGRLRKEAGLKAASVRRHLVFTGSPGTGKTTVARLYGEILASLGVLERGHLVEVSRVDLVGEHIGSTAIRTQEAFERARGGVLFVDEAYALSPEDSGRDFGREAIDTLVKLMEDHRDAVVVIVAGYTHEMERFLTVNPGVASRFSRTITFSDYVPGELLRIVEQQADEHEYSLADGTGEALLKYFTELPKGPAFGNGRTARQTFESMVERHAGRVAQLVETSTDDLTLLYPEDLPELP; from the coding sequence ATGGCACAGGGCACGGTCCAGGTGACGCACACCGGCACATCGCGATGGCGGCGCCGCACGGGTGAATACGCCTCCCTCACCGCCGCCCTGGAGGCCGCGGCCGACGGCGATGTCCTCACCATCGCCCCCGGAACGTACCGGGAGAATCTGGTGGTCCACCGCGCGGTGACGCTGCGCGGCCCCGAGGGGTCCGTCGGTTCCGTGCGGATCGCGCCGGTCGACGGCGTGCCCCTGACCGTCCGGGCATCGGCCGTCATCCAGGACCTCCATGTCGAAGGCCAGGACTCGGCGGCTCCCGCCGTCCTCGTCGAGGAAGGCACGCCGGAGCTCTCGGATCTGCGGATCGTGACCAGGTCGGCCGCCGGGATCGAGGTGCGGGGGGCCGCCAGGCCGTCCGTGCGGCGCTGCACCGTCGACAATCCGGCAGGCGTCGGCATCGCCGTGCTCGACGGGGCGGGCGGTGTGTTCGAGGAGTGCGAGATCGTCGCCGCCGGGCAGTCCGGCGTCGCCGTCCGCGACGGCGCCCACCCGCGGCTGGAACGCTGCCGGGTGCACCACACCTCGGGCGCCGGACTGAGCGTGACCGGCGAGGGCAGTTCCCTGGAGGCCGTGGGCTGCGAGGTGTACGAGGTCAAGGGCAGCGGGGTGCAGATCACCGCCCGGGGCACCGCTCATCTCACCGACTGCACCGTGCACCGCACCGCGGCCGACGGCATCACACTGGACACCGACGCGGTCCTCACGCTCGCCGACTGCGACATCCACGACATCCCGGAGAACGCGGTCGATCTACGGTCCCGTTCGGTCCTCACACTGACCCGTTCCACGGTGCGCAGGTTCGGCCGCAACGGTCTGTCGGTATGGGATCCGGGCACCCGGGTGGATGCCAACCAGTGCGAGATCCACGACAGTACGGGCGACTACCCGGCGGTCTGGGTCAGCGACGGCGCGACCGTGATACTGGATTCGTGCCGCGTCCACGACGTGCCGGACGCCCTCTTCGTCCTCGACCGGGGCTCCCGCGCCGACGTGGTGGACAGCGACCTCTCACAGATCCGCAACACCGCCGTGTCCGTGAGCGACGGGGCCACCGCGCAGCTCGACGACTGCCGCATCCGGGAGGCGTCCACGGGTGCCTGGTTCCGTGACCACGGCAGCGGCGGCACGCTGAACAACTGCACCATCGACGCCGCGCAGACCGGGGTCATCGTCACCAAGGGCGCCGACCCCACCATCGAACGGTGCACGGTCACCTCGCCGGCCGAGGCCGGCTTCTACGTCTCCGCCGAAGGGCGCGGCACGTTCACCAGCTGCCGGGTCACCGGGAGCGACGGCTACGGCTTCCACGTCATGGACGGCTGCCGCACCACCCTCAGCCGCTGCCGTACGGAACGCTGCGCCCGCGGGGGTTACGAATTCGCGGAGGGCGGCGCGTCCCAGGCCGACGGTCACGGGACGGGGCCGGTGGTGGACGACTGCACGAGCGACGAGAGCGGGCTGCTCGGCGCGGGGACCCCGCCGCCCGCGGTGCTGACGGCGACGCAGTCGACACCGGGACTGCTCAGCGCGATGCCGGACCAGCGCGTGCACACCACCGAGCCCTCCCCGGCGCCTCCGGCCGAACAGGTACGCGACTCCGGGGCCGTCCTCGGTGAACTGGACGCGCTGGTGGGCCTCGACAGCGTCAAGCGCGAGGTCCGGGCCCTGACCGACATGATCGAGGTGGGCAGGCTCCGCAAGGAGGCCGGTCTCAAGGCGGCCTCGGTGCGCCGCCACCTCGTCTTCACCGGCTCCCCCGGTACGGGCAAGACGACGGTGGCCCGGCTGTACGGGGAGATCCTGGCCTCGCTCGGGGTACTGGAGCGCGGCCACCTCGTCGAGGTGTCCCGGGTGGATCTCGTCGGCGAGCACATCGGCTCCACCGCCATCAGGACGCAGGAGGCCTTCGAGCGGGCGCGCGGCGGAGTCCTGTTCGTCGACGAGGCGTACGCACTGTCGCCCGAGGACTCCGGCCGGGACTTCGGCCGCGAGGCGATCGACACCCTGGTGAAGCTCATGGAGGACCACCGGGACGCGGTGGTGGTGATCGTCGCCGGGTACACCCACGAGATGGAGCGGTTCCTCACCGTCAACCCCGGTGTGGCGTCCCGTTTCTCACGGACCATCACCTTCAGCGACTATGTGCCCGGGGAGCTGCTTCGCATCGTCGAGCAGCAGGCCGACGAGCACGAGTACAGCCTGGCGGACGGTACGGGCGAGGCCCTGCTCAAGTACTTCACCGAGCTGCCCAAGGGCCCCGCCTTCGGTAACGGCCGGACCGCGCGCCAGACCTTCGAGTCAATGGTGGAGCGGCATGCGGGAAGGGTCGCCCAGCTCGTCGAGACGAGCACGGACGACCTCACGCTGCTCTACCCGGAGGACCTCCCCGAGCTGCCCTGA
- a CDS encoding SRPBCC family protein: MAVFRIERFTHLPAAEAWRRVTDWERHGAVVPLTSVTVPTGLPTRIGTVFVARTGLGPLAFDDPMEVVRWTPPAAGRAGLCQLEKRGSVVMGRAAIDVYPTDSGSHVVWVEELRVRLLPRLADPLVASAGRRVFTRALDRLLAGGADGRP, encoded by the coding sequence GTGGCCGTCTTCCGGATCGAGCGTTTCACCCATCTCCCCGCTGCCGAGGCATGGCGCCGGGTGACCGACTGGGAGCGGCACGGCGCGGTCGTCCCGTTGACCTCGGTGACCGTGCCCACCGGTCTGCCCACCCGGATCGGCACCGTCTTCGTGGCCCGGACAGGCCTGGGTCCGCTGGCCTTCGACGATCCGATGGAAGTGGTCAGGTGGACACCTCCCGCGGCCGGGCGTGCGGGCCTCTGCCAGTTGGAGAAGCGCGGCTCCGTGGTGATGGGCCGGGCGGCGATCGATGTCTATCCGACGGATTCCGGCTCCCACGTGGTGTGGGTGGAGGAGCTGCGTGTCCGGTTGCTGCCGCGGTTGGCTGATCCGCTGGTCGCCTCCGCGGGCCGCCGGGTCTTCACACGGGCGCTCGACCGGCTGCTCGCGGGGGGCGCGGACGGCCGGCCGTAA
- a CDS encoding MOSC domain-containing protein, with translation MDLPVLQAVHIHPVKSLAAYARSEAAVEPWGLDGDRRWMLVDAAGKAVTQRQRARMARISARPLTGGGIELSAPGDAPLTVRVPAPGRTVAVDLFKQKLEVVEASGDAHAWLGAHLGTDVRLVHLDAPAHRRLIPPEHSGLLDPAHARPGETVSLADEFPLLLTSLSSLDALNSLVAQGEYPDEGPLPMNRFRPNAVVEGTPAWAEDDWRRISIGEVSFRVVKSCGRCAITTTDQETAERGKEPLRTLARHRRAGTQLLFGRYLIPDTTGVIRVGDPVRVLG, from the coding sequence ATGGATCTTCCCGTGCTTCAGGCCGTCCATATCCATCCGGTCAAGTCACTGGCCGCGTACGCGCGAAGCGAGGCCGCCGTCGAGCCATGGGGACTCGACGGCGACCGGCGCTGGATGCTGGTCGACGCGGCGGGCAAGGCCGTCACCCAGCGTCAGCGCGCCCGGATGGCACGGATATCCGCCAGACCACTGACGGGTGGCGGGATCGAACTGTCAGCGCCGGGGGACGCGCCACTGACAGTGCGGGTCCCCGCGCCGGGCCGTACGGTCGCCGTGGATCTGTTCAAGCAGAAGCTCGAGGTCGTGGAGGCGTCGGGGGACGCCCACGCATGGCTCGGAGCGCACCTGGGAACGGACGTCAGGCTCGTCCATCTCGACGCGCCCGCACACCGCAGGCTCATTCCGCCCGAGCACAGCGGGCTGCTCGATCCCGCGCACGCGCGTCCGGGAGAGACGGTCAGTCTCGCCGACGAGTTTCCGCTGCTGCTCACGAGCCTTTCCTCGCTGGACGCCCTCAACTCACTCGTCGCCCAGGGTGAGTACCCGGACGAGGGCCCGCTGCCGATGAACAGATTCCGGCCCAACGCGGTCGTCGAGGGCACCCCCGCCTGGGCGGAGGACGACTGGCGGCGGATCTCCATCGGGGAGGTCTCCTTCCGGGTGGTGAAGTCGTGCGGGCGCTGCGCCATCACCACGACCGACCAGGAGACGGCGGAGCGCGGCAAGGAGCCGCTGCGGACGCTCGCCCGTCACCGACGGGCCGGGACACAGTTGCTCTTCGGCCGGTATCTCATTCCTGACACCACCGGCGTGATCCGGGTCGGGGACCCGGTCCGCGTTCTCGGCTGA
- a CDS encoding DeoR/GlpR family DNA-binding transcription regulator, which yields MSENQNLLAEQRRALILDEVRKRGGVRVNELTRRLNVSDMTIRRDLDALARQGVIEKVHGGAVPLVGTSTHEPGFEAKSALELTAKEDIARAAAVMAVPGSAIALSGGTTTYALAQQLLDVPDLTVVTNSVRVADVFHGAQRTAAGGGGRAGAATVVLTGGVRTPSDSLVGPVADRAIASLHFDVLFLGVHGISVEAGLSTPNLAEAETNRRFVRAARRVVVVADHTKWGTVGLSSFATLDEVDTFVTDAGLPAGARTQIEEHLPDLVVAGGPADVVL from the coding sequence TTGAGCGAGAATCAGAACCTGCTCGCCGAGCAGCGACGTGCCCTGATCCTCGACGAGGTGCGCAAGCGTGGCGGGGTCCGGGTCAACGAGCTGACGCGCAGGCTGAATGTCTCCGACATGACGATCCGTCGAGACCTGGACGCACTGGCCCGCCAGGGAGTCATCGAGAAGGTGCACGGCGGCGCGGTTCCCCTGGTCGGGACGAGTACGCACGAGCCCGGTTTCGAGGCCAAGTCGGCGCTGGAGCTGACCGCCAAGGAAGACATCGCGCGGGCCGCGGCCGTCATGGCCGTGCCCGGCAGCGCGATCGCGCTGTCCGGCGGGACGACCACGTACGCCCTGGCCCAGCAGCTCCTGGACGTGCCGGATCTGACGGTCGTGACGAACTCGGTGCGGGTCGCCGACGTGTTCCACGGCGCGCAGCGCACAGCGGCCGGCGGTGGTGGACGGGCAGGGGCGGCCACGGTCGTGCTGACCGGTGGCGTGCGTACGCCTTCGGATTCCCTGGTCGGTCCTGTCGCCGACCGGGCGATCGCCTCGCTCCACTTCGATGTGCTGTTCCTCGGGGTGCACGGCATCTCCGTCGAGGCCGGCCTTTCGACGCCGAATCTCGCGGAGGCCGAGACGAACCGCCGCTTCGTGCGGGCCGCGCGGCGGGTCGTCGTGGTGGCCGACCACACCAAGTGGGGGACGGTGGGCCTGAGTTCGTTCGCCACGCTCGACGAGGTGGACACGTTCGTCACCGATGCCGGACTGCCTGCGGGCGCACGGACGCAGATCGAGGAACATCTGCCGGACCTGGTGGTGGCGGGCGGTCCCGCGGACGTGGTTCTCTGA
- a CDS encoding DUF6643 family protein, producing the protein MTSPRSTYGGGYYAAPSFPDTPIYDSLVAERGTPQIAPIRVPAAYDTGNSYLPALPALPAAPAQPSYGYQQPAPPQYQQAPMQPAQLQHAPAPYIPQQPGAPRGYQPQPQPQRPAPGTGYESMRPASPWPAPVPSPYEDPYNRPYQGRGY; encoded by the coding sequence ATGACCTCCCCCCGCTCCACCTACGGCGGCGGCTACTACGCCGCACCGTCGTTCCCCGACACTCCGATCTACGACTCCCTGGTCGCGGAGCGGGGCACCCCTCAGATCGCACCGATCCGAGTGCCTGCCGCCTATGACACCGGCAACAGCTATCTGCCGGCCCTGCCGGCCCTTCCCGCGGCTCCCGCCCAGCCGTCCTACGGCTACCAGCAGCCCGCGCCGCCCCAGTACCAACAGGCACCGATGCAGCCCGCACAGCTGCAGCACGCCCCTGCGCCGTACATCCCGCAGCAGCCGGGGGCGCCGCGCGGTTACCAGCCCCAGCCCCAGCCCCAGCGCCCCGCGCCCGGCACGGGGTACGAGTCGATGCGTCCGGCCTCGCCGTGGCCCGCACCGGTACCGTCGCCGTACGAGGACCCGTACAACCGCCCGTACCAGGGCCGGGGGTACTGA